The Roseibium sp. Sym1 nucleotide sequence TGATCGACCACGTCAACTTCACCGGCTCCGTCGGTGGCGGCCGCGCCATCGAGAAGGCGCTGGCAGGCACGTTCGCGACGCTTGGCCTTGAGCTGGGTGGCAAGGACCCGGCCTATGTCCGCGCCGACGCCGATCTCAACTATGCGGTCGAGAACCTGGTCGACGGCGCGTTTTACAATGCCGGCCAGTGCTGCTGCGGTATCGAGCGCGTCTATGTCCATGAAAGCCTCTATGACCGCTTCGTCGAGGGCTTTGTCGACCTGACCAGCCAGTACAAGCTGGGCAACCCGCTCGACGAGGCGACCACGCTCGGCCCGATGGCCCAGGCCCGCTTTGCCGCCTGGGTGCGCGAGCAGACCCAGGAAGCCCTGCGCAAGGGTGCCAGGGCGCATATCGACACCTCCAAATTCGAGGCCGACAAGGACGGCACGCCGTATCTGGCACCGCAGGTGCTCACCGACGTCAATCACCAGATGTCGGTGATGCGCGAGGAAAGCTTCGGCCCGGTCGTCGGCATCATGAAGGTCAAGGACGACGAGGAAGCGCTGCAGTTCATGAATGACAGCCCCTACGGCCTGACCGCCTCGATCTGGACCGAGGACGTCGAGGCGGCCGCGGAGATCGGTGACAAGGTCGAGACCGGCACGGTGTTCATGAACCGCTGCGACTATCTCGATCCGGCACTGGTGTGGACCGGCGTGAAGGACACCGGCAAGGGCGCCGCCCTCTCCGAAATCGGCTTCCACAACCTGACCCGTCCGAAATCCTTCCACTTCCGGGTGGAGCACTGAGGCGGCAAGACGCAGGAGCGGGTCTATCCAAAGGCACTGTCAATTGGCTGAAGCCTTCGGACTTGCTCCTCTCTCCCCCCCGGAGGGGGAGATGTCTCCGGAAGGAGACAGAGGGGGGGACAGCCTCTCCTCT carries:
- a CDS encoding aldehyde dehydrogenase family protein — its product is MSDVIKLISPVDGSVYAERPALDAAAVDRVVSAARTAQPGWAALPVAERVAYCEKALEALKAMNEDVVHELAWQMGRPIRYGGELGGTIERTEYCARTAAAALADIERTDKPGFKRYLRRVPLGIVMVIAPWNYPFMTAINTIMPALMAGNVVVLKHAAQTLLVGERLAKAFEIAGLPKGVFQNIVLTHQGTEKLLGSGLIDHVNFTGSVGGGRAIEKALAGTFATLGLELGGKDPAYVRADADLNYAVENLVDGAFYNAGQCCCGIERVYVHESLYDRFVEGFVDLTSQYKLGNPLDEATTLGPMAQARFAAWVREQTQEALRKGARAHIDTSKFEADKDGTPYLAPQVLTDVNHQMSVMREESFGPVVGIMKVKDDEEALQFMNDSPYGLTASIWTEDVEAAAEIGDKVETGTVFMNRCDYLDPALVWTGVKDTGKGAALSEIGFHNLTRPKSFHFRVEH